From a region of the Coffea arabica cultivar ET-39 chromosome 3e, Coffea Arabica ET-39 HiFi, whole genome shotgun sequence genome:
- the LOC113734303 gene encoding putative pentatricopeptide repeat-containing protein At3g23330: protein MSTCYQKSLRAFLEHESVIKTKHQAKELHARLIRTMAPVSAILNSKIISIYSNFNLLQDSLTLFNTIDSPQPTKAWKSIIKCYASSGLFLNSLTSFNEMRSVGRIPDRNVFPSVLKSCVQLRDLRLGESVHGCVMRLGLDCDLYTGNALMNMYAKLQLPKAQQPFDEFPERKKQVGSFRNSWMGINHPDEVNVHLISGVGLKDMTEKPIEMEALGMDTVRKVFQTMPIRDVVSWNTIIQGNVHGGRYKEALGMLREMGNSDLMPDSFTLSTVLPIFSKYVDLKKGKEIHGFAIRHGFDGDGFIGSSLIDMYANCTRVEDSYKLFSLLPQCDAVSWNSIIAACVQNGRFDEGLELFRQMLRADIEPLGHSFSIIMPACAHLTTLTLGKQLHAYIIRTGNVENLYVASSLVDMYAKCGNIKNAWWIFDNMEIQDSVSWTAMIMGYAMHGHAHDAISLFEEMQMAGVQSNSVVFVAVLTACSHAGLVNEAWKYFSTMTQNHGIAPELEHYAALADLLGRAGRLQEAYDFISSMHIKPTGSVWSALLSACRVHRNFEMADKVAKEIFKIDPEYTGAYALLSNMYGAAGSWKEAQKIRITMRRKGMKKKPACSWIEVKNKVHAFVAGDKSHSFYGQINEALQDILEQIENEGYVPDTSEVPHDVDEEQKRYAVSTHSERLAIAFGIISSPAGTTIRVTKNLRVCVDCHTAIKFISRTMGREIIVRDNIRFHHFKDGNCSCGDYW, encoded by the coding sequence ATGAGTACTTGCTATCAAAAGTCTCTGAGGGCTTTCCTCGAACACGAATCAGTCATCAAGACAAAGCACCAAGCAAAAGAACTCCATGCACGACTCATCAGAACAATGGCGCCAGTATCAGCAATTCTCAACTCTAAGATCATCTCCATTTACTCGAACTTTAACCTTTTACAAGATTCTTTAACTCTTTTCAACACTATTGATTCACCACAGCCCACAAAGGCCTGGAAATCCATCATTAAATGCTATGCTTCAAGCGGGCTTTTCTTGAATTCCTTGACTTCTTTTAATGAAATGAGGTCTGTCGGAAGAATCCCAGATAGAAATGTGTTCCCTTCTGTGTTAAAATCTTGTGTGCAATTGAGGGATCTAAGGCTTGGTGAGAGTGTTCATGGCTGTGTTATGAGGCTTGGCTTGGATTGTGATCTTTATACTGGGAATGCATTGATGAATATGTATGCCAAGTTGCAGCTTCCAAAGGCCCAACAGCCGTTTGATGAATTTCCTGAAAGAAAGAAGCAGGTAGGTAGCTTTAGAAATAGTTGGATGGGAATTAATCATCCAGATGAGGTTAATGTACATTTAATAAGTGGAGTTGGGTTGAAAGATATGACTGAAAAGCCTATAGAGATGGAAGCTTTAGGAATGGATACAGTAAGGAAAGTTTTCCAAACGATGCCAATAAGAGATGTTGTTTCATGGAATACGATTATTCAGGGAAATGTTCATGGTGGGCGCTATAAGGAAGCTTTGGGAATGTTAAGAGAAATGGGAAATTCTGACTTGATGCCTGATTCATTTACTTTGTCTACTGTGCTTCCTATCTTTTCTAAGTATGTTGATCTCAAGAAGGGAAAGGAGATCCATGGCTTTGCAATTAGACATGGGTTCGATGGAGATGGTTTCATTGGGAGCAGTTTGATTGATATGTATGCAAATTGTACCAGGGTGGAGGATTCATATAAATTGTTTAGTTTGTTACCTCAGTGTGATGCTGTTTCTTGGAACTCAATTATAGCAGCATGTGTACAAAATGGTAGGTTTGATGAAGGCTTGGAACTGTTCAGGCAGATGTTGAGGGCTGATATTGAGCCTCTGGGACATTCATTTTCGATAATAATGCCGGCTTGTGCTCATTTGACAACCCTAACTTTGGGGAAGCAGCTTCATGCATACATAATTAGGACAGGGAATGTTGAGAATTTATATGTAGCTAGCTCACTGGTGGACATGTATGCTAAATGTGGGAACATAAAAAATGCTTGGTGGATTTTTGATAACATGGAAATACAAGATTCAGTTTCCTGGACAGCCATGATTATGGGGTATGCAATGCATGGGCATGCTCATGATGCCATCTCATTGTTTGAGGAAATGCAGATGGCAGGAGTGCAGTCTAATTCTGTGGTCTTTGTTGCTGTTTTGACTGCTTGTAGCCATGCTGGATTGGTCAATGAAGCTTGGAAATATTTCAGCACTATGACTCAAAATCATGGGATTGCTCCTGAACTGGAACATTATGCTGCGCTTGCTGATCTTCTTGGTCGAGCAGGAAGACTACAGGAAGCTTATGACTTCATCTCTAGCATGCATATAAAACCAACAGGGAGTGTTTGGTCTGCACTATTGTCTGCTTGCCGAGTTCACAGAAATTTTGAAATGGCTGATAAGGTGGCTAAAGAAATATTTAAGATTGATCCCGAGTACACAGGTGCTTATGCTCTTTTGTCAAATATGTATGGTGCTGCTGGAAGTTGGAAAGAGGCTCAAAAAATAAGAATCACCATGAGACGAAAAGGCATGAAGAAGAAACCAGCTTGCAGCTGGATTGAAGTTAAGAACAAAGTACATGCTTTTGTGGCAGGAGATAAATCTCACTCATTTTATGGTCAGATAAATGAGGCTCTGCAAGATATTTTAGAGCAAATAGAGAACGAAGGTTATGTGCCTGACACAAGTGAGGTTCCACATGATGTTGATGAAGAGCAAAAGAGGTATGCTGTGAGCACTCATAGTGAAAGGCTAGCAATAGCATTTGGTATTATTAGCTCTCCTGCTGGGACAACCATTCGCGTGACAAAGAATCTTCGTGTATGTGTGGACTGCCATACAGCAATAAAGTTCATATCAAGGACTATGGGCAGGGAGATTATTGTCAGAGACAACATTCGTTTTCATCATTTCAAGGATGGTAATTGTTCATGTGGAGATTATTGGTGA
- the LOC113734302 gene encoding uncharacterized protein At4g14342 produces the protein MQASDRFNINSQLEHLQAKYVGTGHADLNRFEWAVNVQRDSYASYVGHYPMLAYFAIAENESVGRERYNFMQKMLLPCGLPPEREDD, from the exons ATGCAG GCGAGCGACAGGTTTAATATAAACTCACAGTTAGAGCATTTGCAAGCTAAGTATGTGGGCACTGGCCACGCCGACTTGAACAGATT TGAATGGGCAGTGAACGTTCAGCGGGATAGTTATGCATCGTATGTTGGGCACTACCCAATGCTAGCTTATTTTGCAATTGCAGAGAACGAATCAGTTGGTAGAGAACGCTATAATTTCATGCAG AAAATGCTTTTGCCCTGTGGTCTCCCACCTgagagagaagatgattga